A region of the Motilibacter aurantiacus genome:
ACGACCGTGAGCACCAACAGGTGCGAGATGTAGATCGGGTAGGAGAGCTCGCCGATGGCGCGGTCCACCCGCGAGCTCCGGAACGCCGCGAAGAGCAGCGGCACCAGGAGGACGACGGCGCTCAGGTAGGCCCAACGCTGGAAGGGCACGTCCGCCGAGCCGTACCCGAGCGTGAGCAGGATGACCGCGACGAGCGCCGCCGTGCCCTGGCGCGGCGTGACCCGGGAGCCGGAGCGCTCGTACGCCCGGTGCCCGAGCACCCCCAGCAGGAAGAACCCGAGCTCCGCCGGGAAGAAGCGGTAGTTCCACAGGTGGCTGTCCAGGCCGACGAGCGGCAGGGACGCGCGCAGCAGCAGGCTCCCGCCCACGAGGGCGACGAGCGGCGGCGTCCGCAGCCGGGCCAGCCACGGTGCGAGGGCGTAGAAGCAGAGCTCGAGGCTCAGCGACCACGCCTGCGGGACGAGGAGGAACTCGTGGCCGGCGACCTGCCCGGCCGGCGCGGCAGAGCGCGTGAGGCCCAGCAGCCCGGTGGCCGGCTCGAGGACCGACCACGTCACGATCTCCTGGCCGACGATGAAGAGGTTCGTCAGCACGAGCAGCGCCATGCTCGACGGCGAGAGGTCGCCCCCGGAGTCGGCCCATGCCCATGCGGGCGGGTCGGGACGGGTGGTGAGGGCCAGCCGGACGAGCAGCGTCCCGGCCAGGACCACGAGGTAGACCGGGAAGAGCCGGAGCAGCCGCGCGGCCAGGAAGACACGGAGGCGGTTCCACTGCCCGGGGACGGCCGCGTACTTCCGGGTCAGCACGAGCGACATGTAGAAGCCGGAGATGACGAAGAAGGCCTCGACCGCCACGTCCCCGGCCGGCAGGGCGAGCCCGGGGACCGGGTGCGTGTGACCTACGACGACCGCGAGCGCGAGCAACGTGCGGAGCAGGCCCATGGGATTCCTCGACGTGCGTGGCGGACGCGGCAGGGCCGGTACGCCGGCTCGACCGGCACCCTATGGTCAAGGAGCCACTCACTGCTGCGCTTGTGGAGATCCCGCGCGCCCCCTGCCGTCAGGGCAGCACGGCGACCGCGTCCACCTCGACGAGCAGGTCCGGCTCGCCGAGCGTGACGACACCGAGCAGGGTCACCGGCTTGGTCGGGTCGCCGCCCATCCGGGCAGCGGCCCGCGACACCCCCTCGCCCAGGGCCGCGAGCTTGTCCTCGCTCCAGTCGACGACGTAGACGGTCAGCTTCGCGACGTCGGCGAACGACCCGCCGACCGCGCGCAGGGCGGTGTCGACGTTGACGTACGCCTGCTCCACCTGAGCCGCGAGGTCCCCCTCGCCGACGCGGGAGCCGTCCGCCGCCCGGGCCACCTGCCCGGACAGGTAGACCGTGCGCGTGCCCGTCGCCACTGCCAGCTGGCGGTAGAGCTCGGGCTTCGGCAGGCCATCGGGGTTGAGCAGCTCGACGGGCATGGCGTCCTCCTCGATCGACAATCGAATAGCAACGCTATGTATAATGCCCGTCATGCCTCGTCGTCCAGACCCGCAGCTGCGGGCGGAGCTGGTCGAGCGCGCTGCACGCATGCTCACCGCCCGCGAGCCGGTGACGCTGCGGACGCTCGTGGCCGGCACGGGGGCCTCGACGATGGCGGTCTACACCCACTTCGGCGGCATGCCCGGGCTCTGGTCCGCGGTCCGCCAGGAGGGCTTCGGCCGGCTCGCATCGCGGCTGGATGGCGTCAAGCGCACCCGCGACCCCGTACGCGACCTCGCAGCGCTGGGGGCGGCGTACGCGACGAACGCACTCGAGTTCCCCCATCTCTACCGGGCGATGTTCGACGCCGCCGCCGAGCTGGAGGACTCGGGCGCCGCGGGCGCGACGTTCGGGCAGCTGGTCGGCTGCGCCGAGCGCGCCCGCACGCAGGGCCGTTTCCACGAGGCGGTCGAGCCGCGGGACGTCGCCACCCGGCAGTGGCTGTTCGGCCACGGCGTCGTCAGCCTCGTGCTGACAGGGGTGCTGCCGGCCGAGGCCCTCGCGGCGCACGTCCCACCGACGCTCGTCGCGCTGTTCGTCGCGGCGGGTGACGCCGAGGAGCAGTGCCGGGCCTCCGTACGCCGCGGCTGGGCGACGTTCGCGCCGCCTCCGCGCTACCCGCCGGCTCCGGCGGCGTAGTCCGACGCGGTGAGCGCCCGGTCCACCAGTGACCCGTCGGGCAGCGGCGCGGAGAGCGGGGAGCCGTCACGGGTGAGCACGACGCGCTCGGCGCCGCGCAGGGACGTGACCGTGAAGACGATCTGCGCGACGGCGAGCGGCCCCTGGTCCACGTCGGGGCCGCGCAGCTCGCCGGACAGGTCGACGGTCGCCACCCCCTCCCGCACGGCGCTGACCCGCAGCGCCACCCCCGGAGGGAGCGCGGTCCCGATGCCGCGCTGCAGCTGGGGCGCTGTCGGGCCGGAGGCCAGGGCGGCGAGCAACTGGTCGAGCTGGTCGAGGCCGGTCCCGCTGCGCGCCGGCGCCGCCGTCGGCTCGAGCCGCCCGTCGCGCACGAAGTAGACCGCCGGCCCGCCGGCGAGGCGCTCGCCGGACGCGGCCGGGCCCCCGCCCGGGAGGGGGGAGGCCAGCAGGCCGTACGGCACGGCCTCCGGGTCGACGTACGTCGGGGCGCGTCCCTCCCGGACCCCGCAGCCGGCGAGCGTGACGGCGGCCAGCACGGCGCCCGCCACGACCGCGCCCGCGGCCCTCCTGGTCACGGGGCGGCCAGGGGAAGGGCCACGACGAAGCGCGCGCCGCCGGCCGGGCTCTCGCAGCACCGCACCGTGCCGTGGTGCGCCGCCACGGTCTCCGCGACGAGCGCGAGGCCGAGCCCTGTGCCGCCGCTGGATGCGCGCGGGCCGCCCCCGGTCGCGAAGCGCTCGAAGACGCGCTCCCGGTCGGCGGGGGCGACCCCAGGGCCTGCGTCGTCGACGGTCAGCACGATGCGCTCCTCGTCCCGGCGGAGGGTCACGGCCGTGGCCCCGCCCCCGTGCCGGTCGGCGTTGTCGAGCAGGTTCGCCGCCAGCCGCGCGAGCCGCAGCTTGTCGCCGCGCACCCGCAGCGGGCCCGCCGGCGCGTCGAGCAGGCCCTGCGGGCGCCCGGACTCACGCAGGACGTGCCGGAGCAGGTCTCCGAGGTCCAGCAGCTGGCCGTCGGCGACGGCGTCGCGCGGATCGGCGTCGGCACGGGCCAGCTCCAGCAGCCCTTCGAGCAGCCGCTGGAACCGGCCGAGCTCCGCGTGGGCGAGGTCGAGGGCCTCCCGCCGGCGCTCGGGCGGGCCGTCGTTGCGCGCCTCGAGCAGCTCCACGCTGGCCGCGAGCGTGGTGAGCGGCGAGCGCAGCTCGTGGCTGACGTCCGCGGCGAAGCGGGCGTCGCGCTCGATCCGCTCCTGCAGCCGCCCGACCATGGCGTTGGAGGCGGTGACGATCCCGCTCAACGCCGGGTCGGACGTGGCCGGGAACCGGCGCCCGAGGTCCCCGGCGCCGATCGCGGCCGCGGTCGCCCGCATCGGCTCGAGCGGGCGCAGCGCCCGCCGCCCCAGCCACCGTCCGAGGAGGGCGCCCAGCACGCCGGCGACGAGGGTGCCGGCAGCGAGGAGCGTCGCGAGGACCCGCAACGTCCCTTGCAGCTCCTCCAGCGGTGCGATCTCGTAGACCGTGGCGTCCACGGCGGGGACGGGAACGGCCACGACCAGGGCCAGCTCGTCGTCCACCCGGGCCGGCAGGTACGCCGGGCTGCGCAGCCCCCCGGCCGGCCGCAGGGCGGCGGGCACCGCGTCGGCGTCCAGGGTGAACGACGAGGAGTACCACTCGTCCCCCCGGCGCAGCAGCACGGCCGTCGCCCCCTGCGGGTCCAGGGCGTCGAGCGCGTCGGCGGGCGAGGTGCCGGCGGTGCCGAGCTCGGAGCGGAGGAACCGGGCGTCGAGGTACGCCTGGCGCAGGGCCGCGTCCTGGCGCTGCGCGGTCAGCACCTGCCGGGCGATGAGGTACGTCGCGACCGCGAAGACCGCGCAGACGAGGACGGCCCCGCCGGCGACGGCCGCCCCGACCCGGCCGCGCAGGCCGGCGAGCAGCGCCCCGCGCCGGGGCGCGGGGGCCTGGTCAGGCGGTGACAAGGCGGTAGCCCAGCCCGCGCTCGGTGACCACGTAGCGCGGGCTGGCCGGGACGGGCTCGATCTTGAGCCGGAGCCTGCGCACGTGGACGTCGACCAGCCGCTCGTCGCCGTAGAACCCGTGCTCCCAGACACGCGCG
Encoded here:
- a CDS encoding sensor histidine kinase, whose translation is MSPPDQAPAPRRGALLAGLRGRVGAAVAGGAVLVCAVFAVATYLIARQVLTAQRQDAALRQAYLDARFLRSELGTAGTSPADALDALDPQGATAVLLRRGDEWYSSSFTLDADAVPAALRPAGGLRSPAYLPARVDDELALVVAVPVPAVDATVYEIAPLEELQGTLRVLATLLAAGTLVAGVLGALLGRWLGRRALRPLEPMRATAAAIGAGDLGRRFPATSDPALSGIVTASNAMVGRLQERIERDARFAADVSHELRSPLTTLAASVELLEARNDGPPERRREALDLAHAELGRFQRLLEGLLELARADADPRDAVADGQLLDLGDLLRHVLRESGRPQGLLDAPAGPLRVRGDKLRLARLAANLLDNADRHGGGATAVTLRRDEERIVLTVDDAGPGVAPADRERVFERFATGGGPRASSGGTGLGLALVAETVAAHHGTVRCCESPAGGARFVVALPLAAP
- a CDS encoding GerMN domain-containing protein; translation: MTRRAAGAVVAGAVLAAVTLAGCGVREGRAPTYVDPEAVPYGLLASPLPGGGPAASGERLAGGPAVYFVRDGRLEPTAAPARSGTGLDQLDQLLAALASGPTAPQLQRGIGTALPPGVALRVSAVREGVATVDLSGELRGPDVDQGPLAVAQIVFTVTSLRGAERVVLTRDGSPLSAPLPDGSLVDRALTASDYAAGAGG
- a CDS encoding acyltransferase family protein produces the protein MGLLRTLLALAVVVGHTHPVPGLALPAGDVAVEAFFVISGFYMSLVLTRKYAAVPGQWNRLRVFLAARLLRLFPVYLVVLAGTLLVRLALTTRPDPPAWAWADSGGDLSPSSMALLVLTNLFIVGQEIVTWSVLEPATGLLGLTRSAAPAGQVAGHEFLLVPQAWSLSLELCFYALAPWLARLRTPPLVALVGGSLLLRASLPLVGLDSHLWNYRFFPAELGFFLLGVLGHRAYERSGSRVTPRQGTAALVAVILLTLGYGSADVPFQRWAYLSAVVLLVPLLFAAFRSSRVDRAIGELSYPIYISHLLVLTVVLRVPHLPDGGTAVALVTIAGTLVVSAALLVAVDRPVERLRQARVARSLPPAGAAPAAAAPEPQALP
- a CDS encoding RidA family protein, producing the protein MPVELLNPDGLPKPELYRQLAVATGTRTVYLSGQVARAADGSRVGEGDLAAQVEQAYVNVDTALRAVGGSFADVAKLTVYVVDWSEDKLAALGEGVSRAAARMGGDPTKPVTLLGVVTLGEPDLLVEVDAVAVLP
- a CDS encoding TetR/AcrR family transcriptional regulator, translated to MPRRPDPQLRAELVERAARMLTAREPVTLRTLVAGTGASTMAVYTHFGGMPGLWSAVRQEGFGRLASRLDGVKRTRDPVRDLAALGAAYATNALEFPHLYRAMFDAAAELEDSGAAGATFGQLVGCAERARTQGRFHEAVEPRDVATRQWLFGHGVVSLVLTGVLPAEALAAHVPPTLVALFVAAGDAEEQCRASVRRGWATFAPPPRYPPAPAA